The Tribolium castaneum strain GA2 chromosome 3, icTriCast1.1, whole genome shotgun sequence sequence TCATTTTTTCCAATCATTGAAATTTACTCAATTTCCGATAACGCGATTCTTCCACTTCGAACCGATTATTGTGTTTGCTCTTAAAAATAGTTTGGCAATCTCTGACCCTGATTAAGAATATCAACAGATAATATAAAACGAAGAGATGAAATACCAAATTTCTTTCACTTCTGTCTCCACCACCAACAGGTGCAATCAGTCGGCCCGCAAAACATTCCGTGTAATTGCCCCTCAACTAATCAACTCCCCACACGTGCGACTGTAATTTCCACTGACGTAACAATAAAAGAGCAACCAATAAATAATCGCTTGCATACAAGTTTAACCTCAACCTGTGTTAGTTTCAACAATGGCTGGAGTCATCAATGGAAAAGAACAGAAAACGGTTCAGGCGGGTAAAAAAAGCGCTCTGAAATTTATCTCGAATCTCAATGTGAATTTTGCAACCCCCGACCAACCGCCCAAGTGTACGTGGCACAAAGGGGTTGACCCAGAAACAACCCCACATCGGAGGGCAGAATGGTAGTATGGTGGTTTTACCCCCTTCTTAATTAATACAAAGCGtcttttataggagaacacaGGAGAAGATTTATTCCGATGTGACCAAAGCTGTGGGAAATACACCCCTCGTGAGGCTCAACAAAATCGCCAAGAGCTACGGGCTGGAGTGCGAAATCCgtaagaaattattatttattaagtaaCAAATAAGCTAGAAAGTACTTTTAATGCAtggaataaaaacaaaatctgaACAAAAACCCTTCAAAAATGTAGGTCATAGGAGGCTTGAATTAGCTAATGTCGGATCTGACATTAACTGAACATTGGCACAAGTTAGAACCACAACTAACTAAAatctttcattaaaattaaattaactagaGACTGGTTTTgcttttgatgaaaaaatagtGCTTTTTATCGTGAAAACTGAACTAATAACCCTTTCAGAAATGTGGGTCATAGCAGGCTTGTTTCATATCTGATGTCAAATTTAACTAACGGTCACCTCACAAATAACTaccgaatttaaataattatgtaaattaatgttaattagAATTAAGTTCATTTCATTTTTCGTGGCACTTTAACTGATCACAGTCTTAATTATCACAAAATAACTGATTTTCTGAGTCCGATTTCGGCAAACGTAATAActgaaatgattttttgtgtttatattTAGAACCGGGATTAAGGATTACGTCACTTTTGGccatgtgttttattttaaaattagaacttgtgtcaatttttttgttacaacaATACAGGAATTACAatttcaaatgaaataaataacaattaggTGAATGACATTGAAATCTGCGAATTCATCAAATCGTTTTATCAACACTTATGCAATAAAGAAGGCTTATCTAATCTTTTTAATTCTCATTTCCACCTGACTTATCCCATGTATTTATGTTTTGATTTCACtcgatttattaataattgcaagagattatgttattttttcgttGCCGCAGTGGCGAAATGCGAATATTTCAATCCCGGCGGTTCGGTCAAGGACCGAATTGGATTCCGAATGATTGAAGATGCCGAAATGGCGGGAATTTTGAAACCGGGTTCGACTATAATTGAGCCAACTTCCGGAAACACCGGAATTGGCCTTGCTCTTGGCGCGGCTGTTAAAGGGTACAGATGCATTATCGTCATGTCGGAGAAAATGTCGAACGAAAAAGTCGACGTTTTGAAAGCACTAGGGGCTGAAATCGTCCGAACACCCATCACTGCCGACTCTAATTCGCCAGAAGGGCTCTTTGGGGTCAGTCATAGGCTCAAGAAGGAGATCCCCAACTCGATTATTTTGGATCAGGTAACgactgttttttaaattagtctTGAACTtcgaaattaagttggcaacattaagtcacaattttattattatttttatcattttttaagcGTTGGCATGTTTCTAATTCGTGCTAAATAATCATTATAATGTTGTAAGAagatttttaacatttttaaattccacCCTGTAGGACAATGAGTCGTATTACATCTTACGTTATATCTTAAATACAACGTGTATAAACATCTATAACTTTTCAACGCCTCAATTCAccgcaattaataaaaaaaaattgcactgaCCTTTATGACAGTTAGTAGGAAGTCCCATCGCATCATCTTCTTAAACAGACTTACTGgaataaaaaacaacgaaattaaaacaatgtgCCATTATTAAATTGgttgaaaatgtaataaagatttaatttaatttttctaaaaagaaAGTGCAGAAGACTAACCCTTTAATCTGCATTGTTTTCTCCTTTTCTCCCTTGAAATCCATTCCACAAGCACACACTAACCACAAACAACACGCACTTactaacgaatttaaaaattttaaaccgcAAAATTTGAACTCTATTTATGAGACGTTAGTTCCCGTACGCGACAACAGCAAGAAACAAACTGAACCGAATTAAACGGCACAAGGGTTGTGTAAGAATATGGATAAAACGTcaccaataaaaaacattatctGTGAGATAAGTAATTAAGGTGGGAAACAAAGATGTTTGTTTGATTCACTGATTGTTACGACTTTGTCaattatcgttttttttttgaagatattggatattaacaataattatcaaCAATAATTCAGTattgccaatttaatttcaaagttacgggtttattatttatttgttttttgaaattagtACAGCAATCCGGGGAATCCTTTGGCGCATTACGACACTACGGCGGAGGAGATTTTGCACCAATGCGACGGAAAAGTCGACATGATCGTTGTGGGGACCGGCACCGGGGGTACAATCACAGGAATCGGCAAAAAATTCAAGGAGGTCTCCCCCAGTACCCTCATCGTGGGGGCCGACCCCGTGGGGTCCATTTTAGCGCAACCGGAGGAGCTCAACCAAACTGATTCAGATTTTTACGAGGTTGAGGGAATAGGCTACGATTTTATTCCAACAGGGTTTGACCGTTCTGTGGTCGATCATTGGGTCAAAGTGAACGATCAAGAATCGCTCCCCATGGCccggaaattaattaaagaggaAGGCTTGTTGTGCGgtatttttctctttattGTTTTGGTGTTGTTATGACTGGAATTAATACAGGTGGCAGCGCCGGTGCCGTGGTTGCTGCGGCGGTCAAAGCGGGCCGTGATTTAAAAAAGGGGCAAAGAATCGTCGTTATTATTCCTGATAGTATCAGGAATTACATTACAAAGTTTGTTTCGGACCACTGGATGGAATCGAAAGGTTTCAAACAGTGTGACAATCCAAATAATCACTGGTGGTGGGACCAGAGTGTTGCCAACTTCACTCTGGAAGCGCTTATAACTGCAACTTCAAGTATGACATGCGAGAGGATCTTGCATGTTATGAAAAAACAAGGCATCGATCAGGTGCCCATTGTTGACAAAAATGGGTGAGTTGTGTACaagttgccaacttaaaatcaaaatatttgaaaccaagaaaatttttttaaattaaaaatttaattttagtggaATTTTGAGTATGGTCACGATGCAGAAAATTCTAAATGTCTTGATCAGCGGCAATGTGAGACCCAGTGACTCCATAGACAAGGCTTCCGTCACTGTTTTCCCTAAGGTTTACCAAAATGCGACTTTAGGGCTTGTCTCAAGGATTTTAGAGCGTGAGAACTACGTTCTAGTTTTGGAAAAACAAAGTAATATTTACTCTAacttaaatgtaatttattgagtaattatatttttagataTTGGACAATCAACAATTGAAAAACCCATCGGAATTATTACAGCAGTTGATCTCTTACATCACATTTCAACAAATACgcccaaataaaaaataaaaaattccaatttgataaattgtttttttacgtCCTTTGAACCTGTATGTGAAATTTACACGACGGCATGTTTAACACTTCTGACGTGACAAGACTTGCAATCCCTAAATTTGCCAAACTGCCTCTGATAATCCCACAAGTAAATGCAGCAAATCTGGGGGCTACCTCTAAATATTGTTTCCCGTTTGATAACTTTGTGAGAAATCGAAAACCGTTGTCTTGCAACACGTAAACACCTTGGTGGTTTGTTCTCAAGTTATCAATTTGTTTCTTGTAAATCGCTGACCAGAAATCGGTGCAAATGAATTTCATTGTGTCCAGTTCGTCCTTAAAACGCGGCATTTCTTTCGTCAACCTACGAAAAGTTAAATGAGGCTCTGTAACGATAAACTAGATGGAACACCTTTCTATTATCCTGTAGCCTGTTGAAAACCCCATGTACTCAATTGCGGACAAATCTTCGTCCTAGAAACATTTAAATTGTTCATTTGCCACAAAAGTCAATAAATACACCTTTCCCTCCGCGTTTTGATCCTCATTTCGGCTCACgaagtaattaattacttcagaatgtaaaaattcaaaaagtgtATCGTCTGACATTTTAAGGTTAGAACTGTTTGACACATGTCAGAAACgtcagttttcaaaaaaaaatgtggaaaatacCGCGTTATCAATTTGCTAAAGAATCCGAACCGGcgttaattaatttcataaaagtGGCAAAAGAACAAGCAACAAACCGAAACTGTGATTTGGAAAAAGCCACTTTGTGGCAAACGATATTGCcattggtaaaaaataataacttggctgttttttgtgttttgaaaGATTTTTAGCCTTCGCACTTGATACAAAAGGTCGAGGAatgcaaaaatgcaaatgaaacACAGCCAAAATCGCCACCAGTAATTAACTTATGCTCAGACGAAGACACTGAAATTGCTCCACCACCACAAGTTGAGCCCAAAACTTGTGACCAAAAAGCCCTAAACGACATAGTTTGTACCATTAAAGACAATGTAGAAATCGAAAATGATTTACCCGATAACGTCACGGAGTATCTCGCAAAATGTGCAACCACAGACTtggcaaaaatatttcaaatgttGGAGGATAGTCTCACAAGTGATGGAATTTTCTATTTGGGAGTTTCACTACAAAACATTTCTGGTGATCCAGTTAGATTGTTTTGTCACCATTTGTTGATGCCGCtggtatttatatttacagCAGTTTGGTAACATGTTTATGTCGTTTTTTAGACCAAGAAAACATGTTGCGACAAAATTGTGAATTTATTAGAGCAGTTTAGTTCAAAGTACCCCATTATAATAAACGAGGAATGTCTAGCACTAGTCCCGTCTTTGGAACAACACGAGACTAACATTTTTCTACAATATGTGAAGAATGTAAACTTTCAAACCGCATTAGCCaggtaaacatttttttaaatagtatttTTCTTTAGTGATTTAACTCTTGTAGGGATTTTATACTTTCGGTTGAAACACTGaccaaaaattacataattataattgATTCTTTATTAAACAGTCAAGTGGAGTATGAAGTCTTAAATAAATTGGTTCAGTTGTTGTCCAACAGTTGCGAAGATCATCAGGATGATAAAAATTTCGGGAAACTGCTAATGCATACCATTGATGTCTTGGGTCCAAATCTGGTCCATGTTGAGCAAGCTTTGAAAAGCATAATTGCCGGTCATAAATCGGCTTTGAAAACGAAATTAGAAATGGCTTTTAAGACGAGTTATGAAGACAGTTTGCTATTTTCCCAGAGTTTCAGAGATTAATAAACTTTTCGCTtgataagatttttttttaatttcgtgtttaaaacttttgtactAGTATCCAGTGCCACCAacgtggtaatttttttttccttgtTTTTGGTGATTGTTGGTGAGggagttttttgtaatttactatttttcgTGTTATTGCAATAAACAATTCTTTACAAATTGCTGTAGCATCATTGCCATTGCCTTTTAATTCAGGCGGAAATTGAAAAAGTGGCAAAAACTGGAGTTTTTCAGTCGCAATATAGTCTGTTGGCGCCACTGCGCATACTTCGCACCAGGAAACAACAATGGCGGCCGTGTCTTACAGCGGTCTTGAAATTTAAAGATGAGTTCAAATTTAAGTTGCGCGGTGTGCGGCACGAAGACAAATTTGCTCCGCTGTGCTCGTTGCAAAACGCGAATTTACTGTTCCAAAGAACACCAGCGCAAAGACTGGCCCAACCACCGCAGAGAGTGCGCCCAACTAGCCTTAGCCCTCGACAAACAGTCACCGAAAAGCGGTGAAAGCAGCATCCTGAACTCGCTGTCGGAAGACCTGAGCCCCCACTTGGACTTCGACAAGACTTCCACGGAGAAAGCCTTAAAGTCGGCCAAGACAGCCATGCCCATAAGTGGCGAGAACATCATCCACCCCAAAAAGTCAGTGGTGAAGGACTTCCCGGAAATCTCCTTCCAGCAGAACCCCTGGAGCGCCAAGGGCCACCGCAAGGACCTGGACGAGATCTGCAGGAATGTGATCGGGGACATGGACGCGTACGGGGTCTGTGTGGTGGACAACTTCCTGGGGGAGGACAAGGGCAAGGCGGTGCTGAAGGAGGTCTTGCAGCTGTACGACAAGGGGGTTTTCCGGGACGGGCAGCTGGTTTCCAGCAGGGGCTCGGGCGACTTGAAGACGATACGAGGGGACCAAATTATCTGGATCGATGGGAAGGAAAAATCTTGCAATAACATTCAACAGTTGATCAGTCAGGTTGATGCGGTGGTCATGAGGGCCAACAGAATGACCAACAATGGCAAAATGGGAATGTACAATATTAACGGCCGGACTAAGGTTAGTTCAAGCCCTTTAAACCATTTAAACCATCAcactttttgaataaattattattattattattattattaaatactgTTCACTTTATTGTTTTATCGATCGTGATCATTGTCGCCTGTGTTTATAAACAAATCAACATCGCTGGAGTAAACACGAAACCGCATTGTCTCTTTCTAGCGCACAGCCGCGGCGTGTTTCCGTCTCTCTAAAATGAGACAGGTTGCGGCATGCGGACAGTCACGTACGCAAAAATTCCCTTTTCCCAAAATGCGAATTGTTTCAGATTAGATAGATTTCGTCCGATTTCGAAGATTTGGCCGGCGTTTGTTTGAGCAGCGGCCACTTTACAACTGGAAGGCAAAACAACTAATTTGTCATTATTTATACATTAGACCTGGCGACACACAATCATTAATTCGAactttttggtgaaaaagcgATCAGGGGTCAATCGTTTTATCGGTCTGGTGGAATTTTTGCGGTTGGCATTGTGAAAAAACGCTTTTTGCACGTCCAAAATAGATTGTTTCGCAATGTGTTTGACATCAAGACATCTGGTTATAAACAATTGAATAATAACTAATGTCAAAGTTGGCACAATTGTCTATGGTCATCACTTGAACCGGAAGTGTGATTTAGTAAATTCGtctaatttgaatttaattgcTGAAATAGGTGTTGACATGTTTGCTGTTGACGTTTATTATTCATAAAATAACACGTCACTCGGTTTCATGAAAACAaaagtgtaattttttgttttattgtagtCACAAAAATTGCGATGCAGAACCGGTTTAAGGTACATTTTCGGAATATGTTGACCTTCAGtacaagttatttttttggcaTTTGAATAGCCGGTTGTAGGCATGTACAagattgtaatttttgatttcaaataagatttttcctaatttaatttaaattccaaGGGTATTATTTGACCTATAAAAGTAATTATGTAAGGTTACAGTTACAGTAtgtgctacaaaaaaattaagtaatacAGTATGATGGAGAAATTTTAACCTCTAGATGGCTTTGACTTTGTTCCCgtataatttacattatttgcaaAGCCTGCTAGAGGAAACATGAATCCCGAAGATTTCAAAACGATTACAAATCGaagaaattttatcgtttttaaaattacgtgGTTATAAATACCTACAAAATACGTGCTAGTGATAGGACTGATTCCgataaaaacgtatttttagGAGGAAAAAATGTAGGAAATACTCAAAATCGTTTTGTAGATAATAATTAGTAACCCGAAATAGATCTAATTCACTGTCCTGAGTTAAAATTGAGTAGTTAAAATAAGTACTATTAACAATAAGCAAgttattgacttttatttgTTGTATATTTTATGGTTCCAACCTCTGGAAAGTGGAAAATCAACACATTAACAAGTAGAATCGtagaatgtttttattaaaaattatgcatTTCATTTGTATTCTCGGAACACTTAAAACAAACATAACTTCTGTAAAGTACAGCGTATGTAGATTTGTCAGTGTACAACAACCTTGAATAAAGAAGACAAAAGTACGTAAAGACTTGACCAAttggttaaatatttttttctgagaatgttttaattatgtgCATCTACATAAAGTGCGGGTACAAAGACCGTGGTTCGATATGCAGTCTAGTTAGAATAAATCaactttaattaagaaaacCTACAAAATTTCCTGATTTCTGTTCCCACAATATTATTCGCTTTAATTGTATAACAAGTTGAATAAACAAGAACAAGAAATTATCCGTGGGTGGTCTCTTCGTTTTGAAGTGacgtgatttatttatttagattttatCATAATTAAACGTTATGCTGATTGGGAATTAAAAATGCCCTTTTTATGGTCATTTTAATCAAGAGGTCAAGGCTTTCAGGTTTGCGAATACATAAATGTaacaatttaatgaaattacgATTACAAAATTCACTATTTTTCTAGAGGAAACAATAAATCATTGCACTTACGATGAAACACAATAGATATGCGATAAAGTAACACTTTTGTGTCATTGCAATTATCTAAAGTGAAAAGGTATGCCCTAAATTTTTGCGAGTCGAAACGCACGTAGGCTATACAAAAACGATCGGGTCAACATTTTATGGTAATTTCCGACGCAAAAATGTAGAATTTTAATGAAAGCAACGGAATTTTTGGCAATTTCTCTAGCGGTCCCCAGGAGCAAAAAAGGTTAAAAACACTAGACGTTGAtacataattttgaatttttacgaaattaaaatgaaaagttAGTATTATTTGTgacgtaattaattaatggttTGCCTtgtttagcgaaatcttacgAAAAACTATGatttaagattaaaaatttgcagGCAATTTTTGACCACACTtatagtatttttaaaaaatcttgtgagtttaagcgttttttttattttttaggcgATGGTGGCCTGTTACCCCCGGTTTGGGATCTCACTACGTCAAACACGTGGACAACCCAAACCAAGACGGTCGTTGTATAACAGCCATTTACTACCTCAATTTAAATTGGAATGTTAGGGAAAACGGGGGTTTATTACGAATTTTCCCAGAGGGATGGTTAGGTGATAAGGTgctaaaagaaataattagtaaattaagtttttttaaatgtgattTTTGGTTGTAGGTAGCTGATATAGAGCCAATTTTCGAccgtcttttatttttctggtcTGACCGGAGAAATCCACATGAAGTCCAACCCGCCTACGACACAAGATATGCAATAACGTTGTGGTATTTCGACGCTAAAGAACGAGCAGAAGCATGCCGGAGATACGAAAAAGAACGTtagtttcacaattttttggaatttttggtTCTGATTCCGTTTGTTTTAGGGCATTCATAGCGCTCGAAAATTGTATCGTGCCACTAACGATCAACTGTGTCCGTTTTGTAACAAACAAACCTAGTACTATGTGATATTTATCGTTTGTTGAAAACTGGTAACAGTTGTGTACTGTTGTATATAATGTGTATTTTTCTGAAAGctaaactttttttgattatttatgtTTGACAGTGTGATATTTTCTGATTCAAGTCAAATTGAAATTCTTTAATACGTATTGATTTAGGCGGTATTACAATAggttatttaattcatttatcgCCGAGGCGACTATTTTAATGTGAATGTAAATAGTGTACAAGTAATTTTCAAGTGTACAATCTAGATTATGTTTGAGACCtaactaataaatttatatgCTATTTTAAGGCTTTCACAGTAGACATTCCTCGATTTTGTCTGTTGCAGGATTGTACGCCTTGAACTGGAACCCGCTCTCACAAAACGAACcctgaaacatttttttaaacgtggTCAAGTGTGCTCTGAAAATTGCATGAGCGTATGTCTCTCCTCACACGTACATATAATTATTACATtcaattaacattttaaaatgacGCAAAATtactttacaaacatttttttaaacactagtTAATGtagccaacttaatttcaaaattcaacTTACAGGGTTTATAAGTTGGCACCCTTTGTATTTCCCTTCGTAAGGTTCGGCCTTGTCTCCTATCACTACTAAATCAGGGAGAGGATTTAAACTTAGAGTGTAATCAAAATCCCAATGAACTGTCAAAGCGTTTAAGGGCAAGGGCGACAAATGCCCTTGACTTATTATAGTCCTGGTCAGCTGTAACAAATGCCTCAATTAAAATTCCGATCAGTTTGACCTCAGATATTGAAAATGAGTTGGTAACACAGatttgccaacttaatttcaaatcacagttatttttacattttcggACAATTCGCTCTTTTTCGGTTTATGCAATGACGCTTGTAGCAATTTTGGGAGAACATCGGCcctaaaaatcgtaatttccTTATTGCAATATTGCAAACGGCACGGATTAGACGTAAAAACTGCCTTTTTCACCATTTTCGTCATATCTTCAGTTATGCATGACGGAATCGGCAGTCTAAAacacattaaataataaaaaaagcaaattaatatttttcaccTTGGCACGACGTATGAAGTGCATGGATCCTCCAAACCCGGcacgaaaataaaattcgtaACAGTGGCCAAATTCTCgtatttgttaattaattcagCTAGTTGTTTGAAAAGTTTCCTCAAAGTGTCCATCTTATTGCTGCTGCAAGACTCTGACATGAAATTCCCCATGAAAACGAACGCCGCAGGCGGGCTGGGGTTGAAACCCTCAAACAgcaattcaagtttttcaaaaatctaaaatttgaattaagttttgtggatttttttttgatcgtTATTACACTAGGGTGGTCAAGCCAAACATTTGAGAAAAACATGAACGAAGCGCCGCGATTTCGTTGTAAGTGATCGCGTAATTTTACGGAGTCTTTGAGGGGTGTTGGAGATGGGCCCccgaaataatttatcgtgTTGAAAAAGGGGCGCGAATTGGCGTATTCCTCCCCTGGGGGTAGAATTAACGTGGAGACTTTGATTATCTTGTCTTCGTAATGTCCGTTAACTAACACAAAACAGTTTTCGGCAAATAAGCCCCCatagtaactaaaaataaagagtAAATGAGGCGAAAAAATAAGTGGGGGCTTACACAGCGTGGCTTAAGTCCAGTTGGACGATTCCCGTGGGGTCCTCTAAGTAATATTTGCCTTCAGACACTTGCAATAACGAGCCTAATACCAGAGTATGGTTCAGTGAGACATTCGAAAGTGTTAACAAATAATCAACAGTTTGCAATTCTAATTTAATATTCGTGTTTTCTGTTGCTTTCTGTATAAAATTTCTTTTGGTCCTGTGTAAAATCGTGGCATATCTGTCGGCAAAAAGCTGTGCCTTGGAATCCGCAGAAGACAAAAGTCGGGGCTTATTTTCGGTTAAATAATACTGTTTTCTATCAAGATTGTATGAAACTTTTGGAAAATCGAAAGCGTTTATAACACTGAAAATTGTTTCATTCCTGTCGTAACCAGACTTCAGGCAAACCTAAAATCATTCGTCTAGCCActgttttaacaaattttatttaaaaacctcCAAAGCCCTGTCTATGTGCTCCTTTTCGATACTGTGCCCCAGAAGGCACTGGTTTTCTAAACTGGAGCACAGATTTTTAACACAATTATCAAAATGGTGTTTGTTTTCTAAATCGATACCTTCTCTGAGAAATTTGGCTACAATTTTGCCACAAAACTCCctgaaattacaataaataagtagtccaatttataataaaaacacacCTCCGAATATTAAATCCGCCGAATTTTAACGCCGTGTGCAACTTCTTTTTGACTTGTTCAACGTCCATTTCTTTGATTTCTGCTTTGAGTATTTgtaaattgtgaattttttagaataaataacctaaaattatttcccGCCCAAATTCTGGTTGGCGTTGGAAAACCCGTATTGCAGAAAAATTGTAAGAGGGAAAGAAAAATTACAGTTATTGCTATGggtaaattatttgttatattataatgcaaaaaaaagcTTGAAGacgaattttaaaacttatgtaattatttttagccaAACGTTTTGAATTTTATCGAGCGTTTTTCGATTTTATGCTTTCAAAGTTGGCATTGCTTTGACGTTCCAAAAGTTTGgttattttattgtgtttttaaagtttcgtttaatttattattttaacaataattatgtGTGCTTTACCGAATTCCTCAACCATAAATATATCAGTTGGTGATTATATTCTGACGCCGGCCTCTTGTGCCTCTTTAGTAAATGAAGTTATGAAAAACCTGTTGTATCAAAGGACCCAAATCCCTTATCCCTATGCTTGGCTCAAGAGCATCGTGAAGAAGAAACGCAAAAGTATTGAAGACGGAGAGGAAGAGAAGAAGACGAATTTTACGCTAAATAAACATTACCAGACTGTTTCAACAGCGTATGATGCTGTTGAAAATATCGCCTTAAACATAGTCAAGTGTTTTACTGACTTGGGGAATAGTTTGAAAgaagttatttttgtaattggcGTGACGCCTGTATGTCCTAAGGAAGTCTTTACAGTGAAGGCATCGTCGCTCGCTTTAGGCCATGTTGAGGGGAATCATGTGATGGAAAATAGCAGAAGGCAGTCCAGGATATTAAGGTAAAACCGCTTTGTTGTACTGTAttttcaacgctaaagttttcaatttttgccaGGAATATATTTTTAGAGGAGGTCTGGATGAGTCTAGTAGAAAATTCATTACCTTGTTGTAACACAtacatatttttgaaagttgAAGCGTCTCAAAGTAATTTAAGTAACGTGTGTAATGACAATATATTTATACCATCTAAACCTTTATTAGTTTCTAATAAGATAAAGCAaactgttattaattttaattcaaattctCAAGTGTTTTCATGCTGTGATAAATTGGAAGTATTTAAAGATTCTTGCGATGTGGAAGGTCCAGGAAAATGTGAacgtaattttaatgaaaaagacaaaagttcAGAAAATGGAGAAACGTGGTTGCAGTCCACAATTGTAATTCGCGGTTTTAAAGattgttttgtaaataaagtaGCGG is a genomic window containing:
- the LOC103313595 gene encoding uncharacterized protein LOC103313595 isoform X2; this translates as MWKIPRYQFAKESEPALINFIKVAKEQATNRNCDLEKATLWQTILPLVEECKNANETQPKSPPVINLCSDEDTEIAPPPQVEPKTCDQKALNDIVCTIKDNVEIENDLPDNVTEYLAKCATTDLAKIFQMLEDSLTSDGIFYLGVSLQNISGDPVRLFCHHLLMPLTKKTCCDKIVNLLEQFSSKYPIIINEECLALVPSLEQHETNIFLQYVKNVNFQTALARDFILSVETLTKNYIIIIDSLLNSQVEYEVLNKLVQLLSNSCEDHQDDKNFGKLLMHTIDVLGPNLVHVEQALKSIIAGHKSALKTKLEMAFKTSYEDSLLFSQSFRD
- the LOC103313595 gene encoding uncharacterized protein LOC103313595 isoform X1 — encoded protein: MWKIPRYQFAKESEPALINFIKVAKEQATNRNCDLEKATLWQTILPLPSHLIQKVEECKNANETQPKSPPVINLCSDEDTEIAPPPQVEPKTCDQKALNDIVCTIKDNVEIENDLPDNVTEYLAKCATTDLAKIFQMLEDSLTSDGIFYLGVSLQNISGDPVRLFCHHLLMPLTKKTCCDKIVNLLEQFSSKYPIIINEECLALVPSLEQHETNIFLQYVKNVNFQTALARDFILSVETLTKNYIIIIDSLLNSQVEYEVLNKLVQLLSNSCEDHQDDKNFGKLLMHTIDVLGPNLVHVEQALKSIIAGHKSALKTKLEMAFKTSYEDSLLFSQSFRD
- the Cbs gene encoding cystathionine beta-synthase isoform X1, which codes for MAGVINGKEQKTVQAGKKSALKFISNLNVNFATPDQPPKCTWHKGVDPETTPHRRAECVFYRRTQEKIYSDVTKAVGNTPLVRLNKIAKSYGLECEILAKCEYFNPGGSVKDRIGFRMIEDAEMAGILKPGSTIIEPTSGNTGIGLALGAAVKGYRCIIVMSEKMSNEKVDVLKALGAEIVRTPITADSNSPEGLFGVSHRLKKEIPNSIILDQYSNPGNPLAHYDTTAEEILHQCDGKVDMIVVGTGTGGTITGIGKKFKEVSPSTLIVGADPVGSILAQPEELNQTDSDFYEVEGIGYDFIPTGFDRSVVDHWVKVNDQESLPMARKLIKEEGLLCGGSAGAVVAAAVKAGRDLKKGQRIVVIIPDSIRNYITKFVSDHWMESKGFKQCDNPNNHWWWDQSVANFTLEALITATSSMTCERILHVMKKQGIDQVPIVDKNGGILSMVTMQKILNVLISGNVRPSDSIDKASVTVFPKVYQNATLGLVSRILERENYVLVLEKQNIGQSTIEKPIGIITAVDLLHHISTNTPK
- the Trs33 gene encoding trafficking protein particle complex subunit 6b — encoded protein: MSDDTLFEFLHSEVINYFVSRNEDQNAEGKDEDLSAIEYMGFSTGYRIIERLTKEMPRFKDELDTMKFICTDFWSAIYKKQIDNLRTNHQGVYVLQDNGFRFLTKLSNGKQYLEVAPRFAAFTCGIIRGSLANLGIASLVTSEVLNMPSCKFHIQVQRT
- the Cbs gene encoding cystathionine beta-synthase isoform X2 is translated as MAGVINGKEQKTVQAGKKSALKFISNLNVNFATPDQPPKCTWHKGVDPETTPHRRAEWRTQEKIYSDVTKAVGNTPLVRLNKIAKSYGLECEILAKCEYFNPGGSVKDRIGFRMIEDAEMAGILKPGSTIIEPTSGNTGIGLALGAAVKGYRCIIVMSEKMSNEKVDVLKALGAEIVRTPITADSNSPEGLFGVSHRLKKEIPNSIILDQYSNPGNPLAHYDTTAEEILHQCDGKVDMIVVGTGTGGTITGIGKKFKEVSPSTLIVGADPVGSILAQPEELNQTDSDFYEVEGIGYDFIPTGFDRSVVDHWVKVNDQESLPMARKLIKEEGLLCGGSAGAVVAAAVKAGRDLKKGQRIVVIIPDSIRNYITKFVSDHWMESKGFKQCDNPNNHWWWDQSVANFTLEALITATSSMTCERILHVMKKQGIDQVPIVDKNGGILSMVTMQKILNVLISGNVRPSDSIDKASVTVFPKVYQNATLGLVSRILERENYVLVLEKQNIGQSTIEKPIGIITAVDLLHHISTNTPK